aaaacaaatgattTGAAGCAATTAGGACAAGTGACCTGTTGCCTAAGAGTTTGTGGAGCCTGATGATTAGGTCTTCTTCATCTTGTGTAATGTTGCCTCGCTTGATATTCGGCCTCAGATAATTCAACCACCGAAGCCTACAGCTCTTCCCGCATCTCTTAAGCCCTGCATtcaatcaaacaaattaaaccaCCAACAATATTCCCTTCGATGTAAATAATCAGAATTGCCATTATTAAGTTCGAAAAATAATCTCTCTCAATCTGACCTGCTTGTTTCTGAACGCTACTCCATTTGCCTTCACCGTGATCTCTGATATAATCCGCAAGCAACTTGTCTTCTTGAGCAGTCCACGGCCCTCTCTTGACTCCCTCCTTTGAACAACACGGTCTTCGACCCATAATTGGAATTAAGCTTAGCCTGTCTCTATCTCAGCGACATGGTTTCCTGCCGTGTGGGGATGTGGATGTGGTGGGGGCGTCTGCGTCATGTTCATTCTTATAGGCAGAGACCCAGCTGCgggtttatttttcaacaagaTCACTACAATAAAAAAgctttaattttaataattagagAATGTGTGCTGTAAAGAACCACctctaattattattaattactatataattaataaagtaGGTTTTACATTTTGGCAAGGGGTCATGTGACGAAGGACATCCGTAAAGTTCATGACAAGGCGCGGGGCCGAAGATTCATTCAACTAccattccaatttccaaatattttttttgaatctAACTTTCCCCAGTACGGTCTTACGAATTTGAAAGTTGgttgctcttttttttatattataattttcctCTAGTGTGAACgtacaaaaaggaaattaaaaggAGAATGTCAAAAATGAATTTAGTCCAAAGCTGCACTCATCACcatttgaatatattttaatcATGGAACGATGAGCTTCTAGAAGCTTAATTAATGAATGTGGAGTGTGGACCATATAGATAGCCATAACATAAGattccccctccccccccTTCTTACCCTCCCCATCTGTGCTAGCTCTGCTCTGCATTTTTCATGACCCCAATATCCTCTCGATCTCATTCACAATAAAAACAGAGCTAGCTGGAGCCTATAACTTAAGTTTTCTTATCCTATGAGTGTGTCGgttaatacatatatatatcttatcaCTTTGCAGCCTTGCAGGTGCccataatatataatgtaaagcAGCAGAGAGAGCAGTCTCCATTCATTTCTGACAAGTAGCTAGCTACAAAAGCTAGCTAAAACCGTTGATAATAagccaaagaaaacaaaccatGCAAAAGATTTAGACGACCCAGTTCACAAATTCTGTATGCTTTTGTTGACTAATGCTCGCAAAATTGGATCACCAGACCAAGGAATGTGTTCCTCTGCATTTTTTATCGACTCAAACCCTAACAAGCTAGCTACCTCTGCGTTGATGGATATAAGATTGGTACGCTTCCACCATTTAGTAAGTTCCACACGACATGACAGATTCTTCGACTTTAAGGAATATTCCCACAAGTCACAtgcatattatatttatattgtaattGTAAATGgaggagttttttttttttttttttatatataattattatttagagattcactattatacctaATATAAgaactcaaattataaaaaaaatctcataaaaaagtttaaaacactcaatagggcatcaaagtaatttaataatcaaaattagctgtcattttttaggtttttttttgggtttatttatagaaattaaatgatgtatgatttatttataattttagtgctaagaatggatacataactaaatatctcttttttttattttcattaatggAACTGATCATTTTCTTGAGGGACACTACTAAAGGGACGTAAATTCGTAATGGTCCTATACTGGAGGGCTTCTCCAAAAATATCTCATTTGTACGTTAGATTtgatattatttatttaccagtttTGGTactatataataatttttgctttttttggtCTTGAAATGGggccaaaaataaataatgtacATAAAGGATACCCAAGGAAGAAGGAGCTGCCCCCTCAAACACTACCAAAACAACTTGACACACAATggctataaataaaataaaataaagcatagTCCTATTTGTGTAGGGTAGTGGATGAAGAAGGACGCTACCACCTGCTCAACTTACAAGTCTTAAACACAGTGCCAAGGATTGAAAGTTAGCTAGATGATATGAGAGATGATatgagagagagcgagagggAGACCCCATCAAATTAAGACCGTACGAATATTGAAAGCACAAGCTTGCAGCCTTTGATAATGAcaccttttcctttcctttccttgcCTTAgttttttctaatattttatattatattcaaccaaaacataataataataattaacttATTAACATTTTTCTATTAATTAATCGGTGGTCCAAACAAGTCTCTGCCTCCACCTCATTAAAATTTGTAAACTTATATAACATTATTcggggagaaaaaaaagagatcaaGATTGACAAGTTAGTTTATTTGGGTCCATTTTTCCTTCATCTTCCCCTTGGTTGAATTTCAGTTGAGTCGCTGACAGtcatttttggattttgtgtTTCTAACCTGTCGGAGTTAAACAACAATGCACATGTGCTCATTGGCAAACCCATTCAGAATTAATCCAATATAGTAATGGACAATAAATCAATGATGTCGTCGGCCATCAAAACCTCAATTAAATCGCTTTTCACTTATTCTGACGGAGCTccatttggggtttttttttttccttccctccggtattttgttttcttatgtATTTTTGAATTAGAAGAAGTGGtggtattcttttttttcgagtgaatttttctttttttggattttttataataaagtTTTAACGATGTTACATGTCGCTTCTCTTGCGATTAAGATTTCTTATGTCTATATTCGTTTTTTCAGCAGTTTAGCCAatggagaaattaagccaaacTTTGTTATCTATAGATATTAGCTGTGAGGCTGCTAGCATTAAAAGAGAACCATAAAATGGGACTCTTTCGGAAAGTTAGTTTGGCAGGTGAAAATCCTTGTGGGCTTGACCAGACTATATGCATGGTATTAGGTCTTCTTTGATTAACCCTAAAATGGAAACAAGTTCACAACCTGGAAATTAGGTGCGGGCACAGACGTGTGAAAGTGAAACAATCCCTAGTTCGCATAATAATTTGAGACCCGTTTGTCAATGTACATAATTTCATATTCCAATTAATGACATGTATCCAAATTTGGTAATAAAGTATTAAGTAATATTTGTAGcaaattcttatttttataaaagatTGACTGATATGACAACTTAATATggtattaaaatattaaatttattttctgtaCGACTTTATAcagatatatttatttttttgggtttatttagaggctgaattattattattttttggtaacGGAGGCtgaattattttaattttgtattatatGAGGCGCATGAAACAGGTGGTAAATTTCCCCCTGCGTACTTGGACGTGGAAGTGAAATTATAACTTCTATTTTCAGCCCTTGTGAACATCAATACTGTATTGTGTAGGGACATGGCGTCCATTGTGGGTCATTTCATTGAGGTTTGAAATTCCAAGTCTCCAAAATAGTGCATGCTGTCTATAAGGTTGTTTTTGTAATTCAATAGCACGATAAAATTTaacgggtttttaaaatttgttggCTTAAGGATGCAATTAAAGGTGAGTATGTGTTAGGTTCGAGGATTGGCACCAAACGTATTACCAGAAAATTAGAATGACCTAAGGAAACAAATCTCAAAGAAACTGATCTCAATCCCGAACAGAATTAATTACTTCCTCGAACCAAGTtcacataaataattaagggATTAACAATCTACACACATTTAATTATGCAAGAATCATTAGCTAACTTTCTTGACAGCAAGTCACATAAATAATAGACAGATTTCCTAATACTTTTTGGAGCAAACAACTTCTAGCCAATGCAACcaatctcctttttttttttttcgtcgtgGATCAcattagaaaatgaaattgcatAGGTGTAGGTGATAGAAATTGCGTGTGATATTCTGCTACTGTCTAAAATTCACAGCACAACAACACGTTGTCTCATTTAAAGAGCaggaaataataataacttgAGATATCGAAAATCTTGAGCACTCAGATTTTAggcaaattaaatatattctAACAATTCGATATAAATGTGAAAGAGAGAGTGCGTGTGCGCGCGCGCATGTATATGATAAGCCCTGGAGCACCAAATCCGTCCTACCACACAACTTGTTAGACTTTTGTTGGCCACCTCATCAGTGGCTTGGCCTTTTTGCCCTtaacaagcaaaaaaaataatatttctctCAGCAGCAGTCAGTTTCTTGCTTCCGGTAGCCTTCTGATTTATTGTGTGGGTGGGGGGGCTATATAAAAGGGCACAAGTCCTCCTTCCTTTTTTCGctgagaggaagagagagaaggggatATCAAAATGGGGAGAAGTCCATGTTGCTCCAAGCAGGGATTGAACAGAGGAGCATGGACTGCCCTAGAAGATAAAATACTAACTTCTTACATCAAAGCCCATGGTGAAGGCAAATGGAGAAGCCTCCCAAAGAGAGCTGGTACTTTGCTTTTTCTGCATTTTTACCCTGTTTTTTTGCTCTGCTTTTTActctgtttttcaaaatttgatggTGTGTAACATAATGCAGGTTTGAAGAGATGTGGGAAGAGCTGTAGACTTAGATGGCTAAACTATCTGAGACCAGATATAAAGAGAGGCAACATATCCGGTGATGAAGAAGAACTCATTGTCAGACTCCATAACCTTCTTGGCAACAggtgtctctctctctctctctctctctctctcccacaattacattattttttgggttttttcgAGCAATAGTTTCTGAACTTTGGTTATATATAACTGTACAGATGGTCTCTAATAGCTGGAAGGCTACCGGGGCGAACAGACAATGAAATCAAGAACTACTGGAACACCACTTTGGGGAAGAAAGCTAAAGGAGAGCCAACTTCCACCGGATCATCAAAAGAAACTTCTCCACCCCCAACCAAATCCAGAGCCAAAAGGCGAGAAATCGAGTCGAAAACAACGAAAccatcagcagcagcagccgcAGCCACTCTGCCTCCAGTAATAAGAACCAAGGCCACAAGGTTGACCAAAGTTTTAGTCCCAACAATCCCTCAGATTCCTAGCGATGATTATAATCAGACGGCCAATGCTTCATCTTCCACAAACCCATCAGAGCTCCAAGGTCATCAAACCCAGTTGACAGATCAACAAGTTAATGCAGGGGATTGCACTAACAACTTGAACAACAACTATGGCTGCAACGAcgaagatgatgatattgaagCTAAGAGTGGGTTCTGCAATGCGTTTCAGTCTCTGCCACTAGACGAGGCTATGATCAATGCCACGTGGACGGGTGGAAACGATTGTGATCTTGAAGACTACGGTGCCACATTGGATTTAGATTCTTTGGCTTTTTTGCTTGATTCCGAGGAATGGCCATCGCAAGATAATATTTCCTAAActaatttgaaataattaataagTAAATAAGTAATAAAAGAGTGTGCATGTCATGTGTGACTTCTGCAAAACCATTAAAGTTGAAGGAGATCAACACACTAATTAATTACGAGTTCCTAATTAAGCTTAGCAGATTGCTTAATTAACTAATGGACAGCTAGCTTGTgtaattcatatttcatattgATCTTAGTTGTTATGCGCTTTATGGTTAATTAACCCTGCTTGTAATATAATTATCATGGGTCAATGAAGACTTGCATTTCTTAAATACATGTTGCTCTTGCACCTGACAATAGAAAACTGTTCttagcaaaataaaaagagacgATTAAAAACATCAAAGAAAACTTATTCTGAAAGCTGGTAGCATGTCACTGTTGTACCCTAAAATGATACTAAACTTGTTTTCAGGGTTCCAATTCACTGAAAACCAGTCTTTGTTAACATGTCAATTAGTCAATATattatgtgtgtatatatatatatatatatatatataaatttttttaatgtacaGTTAGACCAATAATTTGCGAGGTAGTTGCTGCTTAGGTCATTAATCATCTTTATGAAGGACTTACTTAGTGCAACTTTGCACCAACATGTGCCAAGCTGCCAACCCCCACACAAATATTATGAGCAATGCGAGGCGTACCATATTTGCATATCACATAATCAATACAATAGAGTCCACTTCTATTAAACAGGTGGTACACAATGTGATGTGActatcatttaaaaaaaatattat
The window above is part of the Prunus dulcis chromosome 1, ALMONDv2, whole genome shotgun sequence genome. Proteins encoded here:
- the LOC117616280 gene encoding transcription factor MYB123-like; this translates as MGRSPCCSKQGLNRGAWTALEDKILTSYIKAHGEGKWRSLPKRAGLKRCGKSCRLRWLNYLRPDIKRGNISGDEEELIVRLHNLLGNRWSLIAGRLPGRTDNEIKNYWNTTLGKKAKGEPTSTGSSKETSPPPTKSRAKRREIESKTTKPSAAAAAATLPPVIRTKATRLTKVLVPTIPQIPSDDYNQTANASSSTNPSELQGHQTQLTDQQVNAGDCTNNLNNNYGCNDEDDDIEAKSGFCNAFQSLPLDEAMINATWTGGNDCDLEDYGATLDLDSLAFLLDSEEWPSQDNIS